One window from the genome of Saccharomyces mikatae IFO 1815 strain IFO1815 genome assembly, chromosome: 4 encodes:
- the ERD1 gene encoding Erd1p (similar to Saccharomyces cerevisiae ERD1 (YDR414C); ancestral locus Anc_5.515) has translation MKKSEINSEEVRLSTILNVPAPQRFIVLVVLSFWIWTWILRFFSHSNLDISQVILTRVPHDIRPGYTLQQLHRTARNFALKITKIIIPFHFATVLLFEYKNVTEGPFGNIVYIVYFLPLIQSAVIFWFLLKECQIIKYCTRRCLLIESSPRCLRNTYILLSDTLTSFAKPLIDFTLFSSLIFKEPSTHFDLFVALFPVLVRLLQCLREYRVLSDTTLLFNALKYSCNIPILFCTWQSRLYEEPIDKERLHHVQRWFMLLNSCYSLFWDVRMDWSLDSLTSLRSRSKSAVTLKKKFYHSAIVVDFVLRFWWLWVYLIQNLESVATSSDCLFFQGEMQYLEVIRRGIWIIFKLDAEYYIKFASK, from the coding sequence atgaagaaaagcGAAATTAATTCTGAGGAAGTTCGTCTTTCAACTATATTAAACGTTCCTGCTCCGCAGCGTTTTATTGTCCTCGTAGTACTTTCATTTTGGATCTGGACATGGATTTTAAGATTTTTCTCGCATAGTAATTTAGACATATCCCAAGTCATACTCACCAGGGTACCGCACGATATACGTCCAGGCTATACTTTACAACAATTGCATAGAACAGCCAGAAATTTTGCtttaaaaataacaaaGATTATCATCCCGTTCCACTTTGCTACTGtgcttctttttgaatacaAGAACGTCACAGAAGGTCCATTTGGGAATATCGTCTACATCgtttattttttaccaTTGATCCAGTCTGCCGTAATATTCTGGTTTCTATTAAAGGAGTGTCAGATAATAAAGTATTGTACCAGAAGATGTTTGTTGATAGAGTCATCACCTCGTTGCTTAAGGAATACCTACATTTTACTCTCTGATACGTTAACATCATTTGCGAAACCCTTAATAGACTTCACATTATTCAGCTCTttaattttcaaagaacCATCCACACATTTTGACTTGTTCGTGGCTTTGTTTCCTGTGCTAGTACGATTATTACAATGTTTAAGAGAATACCGTGTACTGAGTGACACAACTTTACTATTCAATGCATTGAAATACAGCTGTAACATTCctattcttttttgcaCCTGGCAGTCAAGATTGTACGAGGAACCCATCGATAAAGAAAGACTACACCATGTTCAAAGATGGTTCATGCTCCTCAATTCTTGCTATAGCTTGTTTTGGGACGTAAGAATGGACTGGTCATTGGACTCGTTAACATCTTTGAGGTCCAGATCCAAAAGTGCAGTcacattaaaaaaaaaattctatcATTCCGCTATTGTTGTTGACTTCGTACTCAGATTCTGGTGGCTTTGGGTGTACttaattcaaaatttggagTCCGTGGCAACTAGTAGCGACTGTCTTTTCTTCCAGGGCGAAATGCAATATTTAGAAGTAATTAGAAGAGGAATATGGATAATTTTCAAGTTGGATGCGGAGTATTATATCAAGTTTGCAAGCAAATGA
- the SMKI04G6150 gene encoding putative aminopeptidase (similar to Saccharomyces cerevisiae YDR415C; ancestral locus Anc_5.517) has product MRIQPLFVLLNAATVVWSLSYESLRVLQVGEDKVIEVPESEKLNLRRRGVKFFDVTRHTSSLPFFNKEEEPIVPQYNYPAAISNKEVVDGLIESIDKDSMYTNLAKFTSFYTRYYKSDCGFESAEWLAATISNITQDVPQDILSIVHFDHKEWKQYSIIVRIAGSTTPEDIIVIGSHQDSINLLLPSIMAAPGADDNGSGTVTNLEALRLYTEKFLKAGLRPNNTVEFHFYSAEEGGLLGSLDVFTDYAKQGKQVRAMLQQDMTGYVSDPEDEHVGIVTDYTAPALNDFLKLVVDSYLSIPYRNTKCGYACSDHGSATRNGFPGSFVIESELKKTNKYIHSTMDTLDRLSFVHMAEHTKIVLGVIIELGSWSAW; this is encoded by the coding sequence ATGAGGATACAACCgctttttgttttgcttAATGCTGCAACCGTCGTCTGGTCGCTCTCATATGAATCTTTAAGGGTTTTACAGGTGGGAGAGGATAAAGTAATAGAAGTTCCAGAATCAGAAAAGCTAAACCTGCGGAGAAGAGGTGTGAAATTCTTTGATGTGACACGACACACTTCCTCGCtacctttttttaataaagaagaagaaccgATAGTACCACAGTACAATTATCCGGCTGCGATATCGAACAAAGAAGTCGTGGACGGTTTGATTGAAAGCATAGACAAGGACTCTATGTACACGAACTTGGCAAAGTTCACAAGTTTTTACACCCGTTACTACAAATCTGATTGTGGGTTTGAATCTGCCGAATGGTTAGCTGCAACTATCTCCAATATTACGCAGGATGTTCCGCAAGATATTTTAAGTATTGTACACTTTGACCATAAAGAATGGAAGCAATACTCCATTATAGTTCGAATCGCAGGATCCACAACACCAGAGGATATTATTGTAATTGGTTCTCATCAAGATTCTATCAATCTGTTACTACCATCTATAATGGCAGCTCCAGGTGCAGACGACAATGGGTCAGGAACAGTAACCAATCTGGAAGCACTAAGACTATACACCGAAAAGTTTTTAAAGGCTGGACTCAGACCTAACAATACAGTAGAATTTCATTTCTACTCCGCTGAAGAAGGTGGGTTGTTGGGTTCTCTCGATGTTTTTACAGACTATGCCAAGCAAGGAAAACAAGTGAGAGCGATGCTTCAACAAGACATGACGGGATATGTATCTGATCCAGAGGATGAACATGTGGGCATTGTGACCGACTACACTGCTCCTGCGCTGAACGATTTCTTGAAACTAGTTGTTGATTCTTATCTATCCATTCCCTACAGGAATACAAAATGTGGCTATGCTTGTAGTGATCATGGAAGTGCAACCAGAAACGGATTCCCAGGTTCCTTTGTGATTGAAAGCGAACTCAAAAAGACAAACAAGTATATTCATAGTACCATGGATACTTTAGATAGATTAAGTTTCGTTCATATGGCGGAGCACACAAAAATTGTATTGGGAGTGATCATTGAACTCGGTTCGTGGTCAGCTTGGTAA
- the SYF1 gene encoding mRNA splicing protein SYF1 (similar to Saccharomyces cerevisiae SYF1 (YDR416W); ancestral locus Anc_5.519) encodes MDSMNKATVNIDENIRNDADVAFEYEIQKTPQNILTWKRYLEYWKEEGRVDEQIRWLYERFCSQFLTDTSIWEDYIRWETTREVVKTSRIFSLFQRCLNSCVHDCDRVCLSYLELAIEQHDLTMIRHALDLSLIRLEGGMHSKVWESVLHFLEEKVLPLTQLDSTQEYDEENIDEADLVNILLVKGLAKVGFISEEPSGIESRCDIWSSQLLERYLRVAPQQRQHELLNILAKTRDNATIKPIYEKYLMRDEKREIYLPSSKLTFALNFNYLIVLEKLDLDNQYEEFMNQMNVMYAENWVFLTLSLAKYYISRGRLDSCGDLLDKSLRQTLNFSDFDRIYSFYLLFEQQCSQFILEKLENELFDQRNWTKKLEHHMATFESLINLHDIYLNDVALRQDSNLVETWMKRVSLQKTSAEKCHIYSEAILKIDPRKVTTPGSFGRLWCLYGDLYWNTNATSTARELWAQSLKVPYPYIKDLEEIYLNWAERELSKEGVERAVSVLEDALSIPMNPDALLEKFNNGQKKVPAQTVVFNSLRIWCKYIDFLEAFCPKDANSSNKIYNKIKTAYNNVIDLRLITPAMVENFALFLQNHHEVVESFQVYEKTIPLFPPEIQYELWIEYLEVATSPKLTLLSPEHIRFIFEKALESLCSHGIDCKNIFIAYSALEEKVSGLVGKSIEILHRGAVSVSTHLESRLQLWGMCISRAQSTLGPSIARELYQECIQVLPNSKAVAFVIEFSDFESSMGEIIRAREILTYGAKLLPPSRNTELWNNFEVFELKHGDKETYKEMLKMKKILDSDMVIDSESVSQREGNINFVAATTNRVNSHDITPSNATQSVNPDEIELDI; translated from the coding sequence ATGGATTCAATGAATAAAGCAACTGTAAATATTGATGAGAATATAAGAAATGATGCAGATGTGGCTTTTGAGTACGAAATACAGAAGACGCCGCAGAATATACTCACATGGAAAAGATATCTCGAGTATTGGAAGGAGGAGGGGAGGGTTGATGAACAAATAAGATGGTTATATGAAAGATTCTGTTCTCAATTCTTAACAGATACAAGCATATGGGAAGATTACATACGATGGGAGACAACAAGGGAAGTGGTCAAAACTTCACGTATattctctctttttcaaaggtgCCTGAACAGTTGTGTACATGATTGTGATAGGGTATGTCTGTCTTACTTAGAATTAGCCATTGAACAACATGATTTGACGATGATAAGGCATGCTCTAGATTTATCTTTGATAAGGTTAGAAGGAGGAATGCATTCAAAAGTTTGGGAATCTGTACTACattttttggaagaaaaagttttacCTTTAACACAATTGGACTCAACTCAAgaatatgatgaagaaaatatcgATGAAGCCGATTTGGTAAATATACTTCTAGTCAAGGGTCTCGCGAAAGTAGGCTTTATTAGCGAGGAACCTAGTGGGATTGAAAGCAGATGTGACATTTGGTCGTCGCAACTTTTGGAAAGATATTTAAGGGTGGCTCCACAGCAAAGACAACATGAACTTCTCAATATTCTTGCAAAAACTAGAGATAATGCTACCATCAAACCAATATATGAAAAGTATTTGATGAGAGACGAAAAGAGAGAGATATATTTGCCCAGCTCAAAACTAACTTTTGCGTTAAATTTCAATTATCTGATCGTCCTGGAAAAACTTGACTTGGATAATCAGTATGAGGAATTCATGAACCAAATGAATGTCATGTATGCTGAAAATTGGGTTTTTTTAACACTATCACTTGccaaatattatatttctcGTGGTAGACTTGATAGTTGTGGTGATTTGTTGGACAAAAGTTTGCGCCAAACACTTAATTTTAGTGATTTTGATCGAATTTATAGTTTTTATTTGCTCTTTGAGCAACAATGCTCTCAGTTTATTCTGGAAAAACTAGAAAATGAACTCTTTGACCAAAGGAATTGGACTAAGAAACTTGAACATCATATGGCCACTTTTGAATCCCTAATTAACCTACATGATATATATTTGAATGACGTCGCATTAAGGCAAGACTCTAATCTGGTGGAAACGTGGATGAAAAGAGTATCTTTACAGAAGACATCTGCAGAAAAATGCCACATATATTCAGAAGCTATACTGAAGATTGATCCCCGTAAAGTCACTACACCTGGCTCTTTCGGAAGACTATGGTGTTTATATGGAGATTTATATTGGAATACAAATGCCACTAGTACAGCAAGGGAGTTGTGGGCACAGTCTTTAAAGGTACCCTACCCTTACATAAAAGACTTGGAAGAGATTTACTTGAATTGGGCTGAGAGAGAGTTAAGTAAAGAGGGCGTTGAAAGAGCAGTTTCTGTGCTTGAAGATGCATTAAGTATACCAATGAACCCAGATGCTTTGCtcgaaaaattcaataatgGACAGAAGAAGGTTCCTGCGCAAACTGTCGTATTCAACTCACTACGCATTTGGTGCAAATACATTGATTTTTTAGAGGCCTTCTGCCCAAAAGACGCAAACTCCTCgaataaaatatataataaaatcaaaacagCATACAACAACGTTATTGATTTGAGGTTAATCACACCAGCAATGGTAGAAAATTTTGCGTTGTTCCTACAAAACCACCATGAAGTGGTCGAAAGCTTTCAAGTTTATGAAAAAACAATTCCTCTGTTTCCCCCTGAAATTCAGTATGAATTATGGATTGAGTATTTGGAAGTAGCCACATCGCCCAAACTGACACTTTTGAGTCCCGAACACATCAGATtcatatttgaaaaagcacTTGAAAGTCTGTGTTCCCATGGCATAGATTGtaagaatatttttattgctTATAGCGcattggaagaaaaggtAAGTGGCCTAGTTGGGAAAAGCATTGAGATTTTACATAGAGGTGCTGTTAGTGTTAGCACACACCTCGAAAGCAGATTGCAACTGTGGGGAATGTGTATCTCTAGGGCCCAATCTACTTTGGGTCCATCGATAGCCAGAGAATTATACCAAGAATGTATTCAAGTACTACCAAACTCTAAAGCTGTTGCGTTTGTGATTGAATTTTCTGATTTCGAAAGCTCTATGGGAGAAATTATACGGGCACGTGAGATCCTGACTTATGGTGCAAAGCTTCTTCCTCCATCCAGaaatacagaattatgGAATAActttgaagtttttgagTTAAAACATGGAGACAAGGAAACCTACAAAGAAATgttaaagatgaagaagatattaGATTCCGATATGGTAATTGATTCCGAGAGTGTTAGTCAAAGGGAAGGTAACATCAACTTTGTGGCTGCAACTACGAATAGAGTGAACTCACATGACATCACCCCATCAAATGCTACGCAATCAGTTAACCCAGATGAAATCGAACTAGATATATGA
- the RPL12B gene encoding 60S ribosomal protein uL11 (similar to Saccharomyces cerevisiae RPL12B (YDR418W) and RPL12A (YEL054C); ancestral locus Anc_5.522), with amino-acid sequence MPPKFDPNEVKYLYLRAVGGEVGASAALAPKIGPLGLSPKKVGEDIAKATKEFKGIKVTVQLKIQNRQAAASVVPSASSLVITALKEPPRDRKKDKNVKHSGNIQLDEIVEIARQMKDKSFGRTLASVTKEILGTAQSVGCRVDFKNPHDIIEGINAGEIEIPEN; translated from the coding sequence ATGCCTCCAAAGTTTGATCCAAATGAAGTTAAGTACTTGTACTTAAGAGCTGTCGGTGGTGAAGTTGGTGCTTCCGCTGCCTTGGCTCCAAAGATCGGTCCATTGGGTTTATCCCCAAAGAAGGTCGGTGAAGATATTGCAAAGGCCACCAAGGAATTCAAAGGTATCAAAGTTACTGTCCAATTGAAAATCCAAAACAGACAAGCAGCTGCTTCTGTTGTCCCatctgcttcttctttggtcATTACTGCCTTGAAGGAACCACCAAGAGACAGAAAGAAGGATAAGAATGTCAAGCACAGCGGTAACATCCAATTGGATGAAATCGTTGAGATTGCTAGACAAATGAAAGACAAATCCTTCGGTAGAACTTTGGCTTCCGTCACCAAGGAAATTTTGGGTACTGCTCAATCCGTAGGTTGTCGTGTTGATTTCAAGAACCCTCATGACATCATTGAAGGTATTAACGCTGgtgaaattgaaattccAGAAAACTAA
- the RAD30 gene encoding DNA-directed DNA polymerase eta (similar to Saccharomyces cerevisiae RAD30 (YDR419W); ancestral locus Anc_5.523): MSKFTWKDLIQLGSPSKAYESPLACIAHVDMNAFFAQVEQMRCGLSKEDPVVCVQWNSIIAVSYAAREYGISRMDTIQEALKKCHNLIPIHTAVFKKGEDFWQYHDGWGSWVQDPAKQIHVENHKVSLEPYRRESRKALKIFKSACDLVEKASIDEVFLDLGRICFNMLMFDDYYEVTDNLKLKDVLSSIREVFKGGDYDINAYLPPIPEKIKSLKFEGEVFNPESKNLITDWDDVILALGSQASKSIRDTIKDTLGYTTSCGISSTKNVCKLASNYKKPDAQTVVKNDCLLDFLDCGRFEITSFWTLGGVLGKELIDVLNLPNKNSIKHIRETWPDYADQLKEYLDTRVRESDFDSSASNIDPLKTTDLADKLFKLSRGQYSLPLSSRPVVKSMMSNKNLRGKSCNSIVDCISWLEVFCGELASRIQDLEQEYNKIVIPRTVSISLKSKSYEVYRKSGPVTYKGINFQCHELLKVGVKFITELDAKGKNKSYYPLTKLSMTITNFDILDLQKTVVDMFGNQVHTFKSSVDKIDEENNYCSKNDKQVSKLECSKCQINFIDEKSFQEHVDYHLALKLSEGLNGTEETSKNLSFGEKRLLSSRKRSNLQRSSTSQKKQATSSKNILSFFTKKRNPL; the protein is encoded by the coding sequence ATGTCCAAATTTACCTGGAAGGACCTAATCCAACTTGGTTCCCCCAGTAAAGCATATGAGTCTCCCTTGGCATGTATTGCCCATGTGGATATGAATGCGTTTTTTGCACAAGTTGAGCAGATGCGATGCGGTTTAAGTAAAGAGGACCCGGTAGTCTGCGTTCAGTGGAATTCCATCATTGCAGTATCTTATGCAGCAAGAGAGTATGGTATATCAAGGATGGATACGATTCAAGAagctttaaaaaaatgtcatAATCTCATACCAATTCATACGGCCGTTTTCAAGAAAGGTGAAGATTTTTGGCAATACCATGATGGATGGGGGTCGTGGGTACAAGATCCTGCAAAACAAATACATGTGGAAAACCATAAAGTATCACTGGAACCGTATAGGAGAGAAAGTCGAAAAGCGTTAAAAATCTTTAAAAGCGCATGTGATTTGGTTGAAAAGGCAAGTATCGATGAAGTATTTCTTGATCTGGGACGCATTTGTTTCAATATGCTAATGTTCGATGACTACTACGAAGTAACAGATAACTTGAAACTGAAGGATGTACTAAGTTCTATTCGCGAAGTATTTAAAGGAGGGGACTATGATATTAATGCTTATTTACCTCCCATTCCTGAAAAGATAAagtctttgaaatttgagGGCGAAGTTTTTAATCCAGAGAGCAAAAATCTGATTACAGATTGGGATGATGTGATACTGGCACTAGGATCTCAGGCATCTAAAAGTATCAGGGACACCATAAAAGATACTCTTGGTTATACAACTTCATGTGGTATTTCTAGCACTAAAAATGTTTGTAAATTAGCTTCTAATTACAAGAAACCGGATGCCCAAACAGTTGTGAAGAATGATTGCCTATTGGATTTTCTAGACTGCGGAAGGTTTGAAATAACATCTTTTTGGACTTTAGGAGGTGTTCTTGGAAAAGAACTAATCGACGTATTGAATCTTCCAAACAAAAACAGCATTAAGCACATCAGAGAGACCTGGCCTGATTATGCTGACCAGCTCAAGGAATATTTAGATACTAGGGTAAGAGAATCTGATTTTGATAGTTCAGCAAGCAATATTGATCCTCTAAAAACAACAGATTTGGCCGATAAATTGTTCAAGTTAAGCAGAGGCCAGTACAGCTTGCCCTTGAGTTCTCGACCTGTCGTGAAAAGTATGATgtcaaataaaaatcttAGAGGAAAATCATGTAATTCCATAGTGGATTGTATTTCCTGGCTTGAGGTCTTTTGCGGGGAGCTTGCTTCCAGAATTCAGGATCTAGAACAGGAGTATAACAAAATAGTAATACCAAGAACGGTTTCCATATCtttaaaatcaaaatcctATGAAGTATATCGAAAGTCAGGCCCAGTTACGTACAAAGGCATCAACTTCCAATGTCACGAACTTCTGAAAGTTGGTGTGAAGTTCATTACGGAGCTTGACGCTAAAGGCAAGAACAAAAGCTATTATCCTCTAACAAAATTGAGTATGACAATTActaattttgatattttggaTTTACAAAAAACTGTTGTAGATATGTTTGGCAATCAGGTTCATACTTTCAAAAGCTCTGTGGATAAGATAGATGAGGAGAATAATTACTGTTCAAAAAACGATAAGCAGGTTTCAAAGTTAGAATGTTCTAAATGCCAGATAAATTTTATAGACGAGAAATCTTTTCAGGAACACGTAGACTATCATCTAGCATTGAAACTATCCGAAGGTTTAAATGGTACTGAAGAAACCTCCAAAAATCTATCTTTCGGGGAAAAGAGACTACTgtcttcaagaaaaagatcaaaCTTACAGCGTTCTAGTACATCTCAGAAGAAGCAGGCCACATCTTCCAAAAACATTCTATCATtttttacaaagaaaaggaacCCATTATaa